A window of Candidatus Cetobacterium colombiensis contains these coding sequences:
- a CDS encoding ABC transporter ATP-binding protein: protein MKKTSFDTLIHYLKKEKKLLFLFLSIRLIMTAIDVYSPLLIKNLIDETLPSKNINLLLKFSIALILLYILRLIFAVNSQANGKLMGSKIKQNMRNDLLEKILNQPSDFFKKNQNGDLISRIINDLDSVSLLCHRGLEDFIFSIITILASIFIMIDFDIKLSLITLAPLPLTLIFVYRENKKMKLGHKLVRKNSGLLSANLHDLLKTIFFLKDNYLENYAKNKFFEKNKILLESEKQNMIPSSLIVSGITFYSNITQLIIILAGGYLFIKDGITMGIIMSFLLLVDRFRLRIMRMVGLVDIYQKGISGVNRFSEIINLNNREDGDIILNDKITSIEFKNISFAYDNKYILKNFNLKINKGEKIALVGESGIGKSTTASLLKRALIPTNGEILINNISLNKLTFESYLKKIGIVDQSDYIINSSLIDNIILVKENCNEDELNFAIEKSYVYEVFNKFTLEENSIIGEGGIHLSSGQKQKIAMARLFLKKPDLILLDEATNALDIINEKSILKNIKTEFKDRIIIAITHRLSILEDFDKIYVIGDNNIVEEGTFEELLNLNGKFYKLYHGIR from the coding sequence ATGAAAAAAACATCTTTTGACACTCTTATACACTATTTAAAAAAGGAAAAAAAACTTCTTTTTTTATTTTTAAGTATTCGATTAATAATGACAGCAATTGATGTGTATTCACCACTTTTAATAAAAAATTTAATAGATGAAACTCTGCCCTCTAAAAATATAAATTTATTATTAAAATTTTCTATAGCTTTAATACTTCTTTACATTCTTCGATTAATCTTTGCTGTTAACTCTCAAGCCAATGGAAAATTAATGGGAAGCAAAATAAAACAAAATATGAGAAATGATTTATTAGAAAAAATTTTAAATCAACCTTCTGATTTTTTTAAAAAAAATCAAAATGGTGACCTTATTTCTAGGATAATAAATGACTTAGATAGCGTTTCTCTTTTATGTCATAGAGGATTAGAAGATTTTATTTTTTCAATTATCACAATTTTAGCTTCAATTTTTATAATGATAGACTTTGATATAAAATTATCTTTAATTACTTTAGCCCCATTACCTTTAACCTTAATTTTTGTATATAGAGAAAATAAAAAAATGAAACTTGGACATAAACTTGTAAGAAAAAACTCAGGCTTATTATCAGCAAACCTTCATGATCTTTTAAAAACAATCTTTTTTTTAAAAGATAATTATTTAGAAAATTATGCTAAAAATAAATTTTTTGAAAAAAATAAAATTTTGTTAGAAAGTGAAAAGCAAAATATGATTCCATCTAGTTTAATAGTTTCAGGAATTACATTTTATTCTAATATAACCCAACTTATTATTATTCTAGCTGGAGGTTATCTTTTTATAAAAGATGGAATTACAATGGGAATTATAATGTCATTTTTACTTTTGGTTGATCGTTTTAGACTTCGAATTATGAGAATGGTTGGTCTTGTAGATATATACCAAAAAGGAATTTCAGGTGTTAATCGTTTTTCTGAAATAATAAATTTAAATAATCGAGAAGATGGAGATATTATTTTAAATGATAAAATTACATCTATTGAATTTAAAAATATATCTTTTGCTTATGATAATAAATATATTTTAAAAAATTTTAATTTAAAAATTAACAAAGGTGAAAAAATTGCTTTAGTTGGTGAAAGTGGAATTGGAAAAAGTACTACAGCATCACTTTTAAAAAGAGCTTTAATTCCAACTAATGGAGAAATTTTAATTAATAATATCTCCTTAAATAAACTTACATTTGAGAGTTATTTAAAAAAAATAGGAATTGTTGATCAAAGTGACTATATTATTAATTCATCTTTAATTGATAATATAATATTAGTTAAAGAAAATTGTAATGAAGATGAACTTAATTTTGCCATTGAAAAATCATATGTTTATGAAGTTTTTAATAAATTTACTCTTGAGGAAAACTCCATAATTGGAGAAGGAGGAATTCACCTTAGTTCTGGTCAAAAACAAAAAATTGCCATGGCTAGATTATTTTTAAAAAAACCAGATTTAATTCTCTTAGATGAAGCTACAAATGCTTTAGATATTATAAATGAAAAATCAATTTTAAAAAATATAAAAACTGAATTCAAAGATAGAATAATTATTGCTATAACTCACCGTCTTAGTATACTTGAAGACTTTGATAAAATCTATGTAATCGGAGATAACAATATTGTTGAAGAAGGAACTTTTGAAGAACTTTTAAATTTAAATGGTAAATTTTATAAACTATATCATGGAATTAGATAA